In Acidobacteriota bacterium, the genomic window CGAACGAGGGCCTCCTCGTCTCTGGGCATCCACGGTCGAAGCGTGAACTTGCTCAGCTTGAGCTCCATAGTGCCTCCACGGCTAATGGCGAAGAGTTTTCGGCGCAACTATCGAAAGCAACTTCTTCCTTCACCAGCGCTGTGCTTTATGCAGGATTATACGGCTTAAGTGATTTCGAGGACACCAATGAGAGCGATGGAAGAAAGCCGTAGCCACCGCCGTCTAACTAACGAATTTGGCGATGAAGAGTCGGAGAGGTCAAACACCATAACCATTGAGCAACCGTGCAAAGGAAGGAGTCTACAATGTCACAAAGATCATTAGTGAAGCGATTGAGCCGGAAGTCGGCCAGAACGTTGATAACACTTGTATCGCTCGGCAGCGCGCTGCTGCTGGCGATCGCGTCGCCTGCGCTTGCGGGAGGTTTCCAGCTTTCAGTAGAGACGCCCGCCGGGTCGGCCGACCCTCAATTGAAAGATGCTGTGCTGATCGCGCGCACCTACGGCTGCCATCAGCCGGCGGACGCGAGGCTGTCGGCGACCGCTGAGGGATTCGTCAACAGCAAGCGCCAGTCGCTGCCGCTGGAGTTGCGCTCGATCGGATCGGGAGTCTATGCGATCAAGCAACAGTGGCCGTCTGAAGGGAACTGGGTGCTTGCGCTCACCGGCGCTTACAACGGAATGACAAGCAGCGTGCTCGTTGAACTGGGACCGAACGGAAAAGTACTCCCAGGCACGAGGCTCGAAGAAGGGAATCTGAAAGGTGTGCACGCGAAAGGAGCACGAAGAAAGTGGATTGCCGCGGACATCGACTCGGCGCTTCAGACAGCGGCCGGTATCACCAGCCAGGCGCCGGGCGAAGAGAATAGCTCTATCCTCTCGCCGATCACTTTGCTCCTGGCTGGGATGGGTGCGTCCGTGTTTACGATCGGTTTCGTTGCCCGATCGCGTCGCGGCCGCGCATCTGGCGAGATCTCGAGTTAAGACTGACGTGACGCATTCGATGAGGGGCAGGCGTCAGGTTCATTCCTAATGCCTGTCTCTTGAATTTTGCTATGTAGTATTCGATCTCGTTATCAAAGGGCGGGAACCAAAAAAAAGAGGGCACGCTGCAAGTCGGTTATCCCTGGGTCGTTCAAACCTCACTGCAAACGCACCCTTCTTAGCCGCTAAAGGAGAAATCAAACCTCAGTGCACTACAAAACCCGATCGTCGTGATGGATTCGATTGAAGCGCTGAACCGGCGCCCGCTCATATCTCGCAACGCCCCCGCTTCCAAGACGTCCGGCGGATGAGAGAGCGGGCCACACGCTAAACAAACTCGGTAGCTCAGCGCTGTGCTCAAAAAAACAAGATTGCGATTATCGCCGCCGGTGATAGTAGTTTAAGATGAAACACGGTGTCAAACAGTATTTTGACGGGCTAGCCTCAAAATAATGCTGCGACCCACGGAGATCCGGGTATGAGCGTCAAGCGGCAAAGGGGGTTGAGACGTTAACGTCGCGGGCGCTGCGGGTGCGCAATGGATTTGAAGCCCTCCGTTCCGTCAAGCCAGGTCTTCACCAATTGAAACGCCCCATCTCGCGTGCTAGCCTCTCCTTGTAAGAAGGTGACCGACCCAGACGGAGCCAAGCTGTGACAACCAGGTTCGCGATAGCTTTGCTATGCATCGTTTTGGCAACGGCGCTCATCGCGCCGGCGCTCGCACAGCAAGCCGATCAAGTGATCAAACTCGAAGCCGATCTGGTCACAATTGACGCGACGGTCACCGACAAGAACGGCAACTTCATACGCAAGCTCAAGGCGGAAGACTTCGTCGTCTATGAAGACAATCAGCCCCAGAAGTTCGAGTTCTTCGAAGCCAACGAGGAAGCCGCGCTCACCCGCTCGGTGGCGGTCGTCTTTGCGCTCGACAGGTCAGGCAGCATCAAGCCGGAAGAAATCGCCAAGCAACGCGAGGCAACCGAGAGTTTCGTTAAGTTAGTCCGGCCTGAATCGCTGTTTGCAGTCGTCACCTTCAGCAGCGAAATGGAAGTGCTTCAGGATTTCACCAGTGAGCCACAAAAAATCAGCCGGGCTTTCCGAAAGATCGGCGAGGCCACAGGCTTGTCGCGGATATTCGGCACAATTGACCGCGCAGTCTCGATGCTCAAACGCGCGCCTCGTTTTCGAGGCGGACGCCGACTCCGTCGTGTTGTCATTGTGATAACCGACGGCTTCGACAACCTGGACTCGACCGACCAGCAGGACTTGATACGCCGCGCTAACGATGCGGAGGTGACGGTCTATTCGATCACGCTGCCTTCGTACATGGCCGGGTCCGTAAGCGGCAGAAGCATGACGCTGTTGGACGTCTCACGCATCGTTCCGATGACCGGCGGTTCGGATTTTTCCGCCGACGCGAAGGACTTCACGCCGGTGTTCAAAGCCATCGCCGAAGAGATCAGGTCCAGCTACACGCTCGCCTACTATCCGGAAAAAAAACGCCGCGACGGGCGCGTTCATCAGATACGTGTCGAGGTTCGCCAGACGGGCGCAATCATCAGGACAAATCGCACTAGCTATCACGCGCCGAAGGAAGGCAAACAAAGTTGAGCGTCACGAGAGTTGGACTTTGCGTACCCCGCCGCGGCGATGTACGCGCTAGAATCCATACGCGACTGCTTTATCCTGCGAGCCGCGGGTAGTGGTTCAATTTGACTTCAGCCAGCGGTCGATTCTGCTTTAACCCGCAAAGGTTCATCGAGTATAGTGGGCTCATGGCGAAGCGGCTGAAACGAATGCCCCGTGACTGGAATCAACTAGGGAAAGCGATTGTCGATCTTACCACCGGCGCTATAGAGCCGGAAGAAGTCCCCGAAAAGAACCCTGCGGCTGTCGCGCTAGGCAAGTTGGGCGGTTCAAAGGGCGGCAAGAGTCGAGCAGAGAAGCTGTCAGCCAAGAAGCGAAAAGAGATTGCTACAAAGGCGGCTCAAGCACGATGGAAGAACAAGAGCGCCGACTAGTGCTCATAGCGTGGGTGGATTCCTACGGGGCATCGGCTACGTAGCAGAATCTTAGTAATTGTGAACCAGAGCTTATGGTGTGTCAGTCTGTCGGTTGGTTAGTACATGATGACGAGCGTTGCAAGGTCATCGTTCCGCACATCTCGCAGCCAGATCATCCGACCACATCGCAACAGGGATGCGGCGACATGACGATACCCTCATCTGCCATCTTGCGAATTGCTGATTTGAGCATCGCCATGCCCCCCGCTGATCAAGAGAACGTCTAGCGCTTCCGGTTCGGCTTATCCGGCCTCTGGGTCAAAGCCGAACCCGCCACGCTCTTGACGCTCTTAGGATTAGGGTTGCTCAAAAGCTTGGAAGCCTTTGAGGCGACTGGTGCATACCCATACCCGTCCGTCAGGGCCGATGAGGTAACAACGTGTCGCACCTTCATAAGCATCTCGCGGCTATGGGCATACGGAATTTCCCCCCGATGCTGTAGTTGTCCAACGACTATTCCTGGATGAACACCAATGCGACTAGCGAAACCTTTGATTTGCTGCTTTGAATACAACGGGCGCACCCTTGCAACAAAGCGTTCAAGCTCTGAACTAGCGATAGAACATTCGCAAGCAAAACGGTCGGCCGTTCGCTCGTTTTCCGGCTTATCCTTCATTGACTCCTCCTGCTCGCCTACGATGTCTGTATCAAGAATC contains:
- a CDS encoding VWA domain-containing protein, which encodes MTTRFAIALLCIVLATALIAPALAQQADQVIKLEADLVTIDATVTDKNGNFIRKLKAEDFVVYEDNQPQKFEFFEANEEAALTRSVAVVFALDRSGSIKPEEIAKQREATESFVKLVRPESLFAVVTFSSEMEVLQDFTSEPQKISRAFRKIGEATGLSRIFGTIDRAVSMLKRAPRFRGGRRLRRVVIVITDGFDNLDSTDQQDLIRRANDAEVTVYSITLPSYMAGSVSGRSMTLLDVSRIVPMTGGSDFSADAKDFTPVFKAIAEEIRSSYTLAYYPEKKRRDGRVHQIRVEVRQTGAIIRTNRTSYHAPKEGKQS